The genomic window AAATACAGAATAATAGATTTTGCCATTAGTAATTGTGTTAATTCTGGGATAAATACAGTGGGAGTAGTAACTCAATACATGCCACATCAATTGGTGTCTCACTTAGGTATCGGAAAACCTTGGGATTTAGATATTAAAGATGGTGGGCTACATGTTTTACCTCCATATTTAAGTCGTTCAGATACTTCTTGGTACAAAGGTACAGCGGATGCTGTTTATCAAAATATAGACTTTATAGATAAATACAATCCCGATGTAGTTTTAATTCTTTCAGGGGATCATGTATATAAAATGGACTATAATGATATAGTTGATTACCATATAGAGAAAGATTCTAGTTGTACAATTGCATGCATGGAAGTACCAATAAACGAAGCTCATAGATTTGGAATAATGGTAACCGATCCATTCAATAAAATTATTGAATTTCAAGAAAAACCCTCAGAACCAAAAGGAACATTGGCTTCTTTAGGTATTTATGTTTTTGATTGGGAATATCTTAAATATTTATTAAAAGAAGATTCTAATGATCCGAATTCAAAGCATGATTTTGGAAATAATATAATTCCAAAAATATTAGAAGAAAAGGCAAATTTATTTGCATACAGTTATGAAGACTATTGGCGAGATGTAGGCACTATTGATAGTTTTTTAGATAGTAATTTAGAGATACTGGGGCCACTGCCCCCTTTGGATATTCATGAAAAAAGATGGAAAATTTACACTCAATCCGAAGAATTACCACCAGCTTTCATATCAGAGAGCTCAAAAGTTATAAAAAGTTTTATTAGTGAGGGCTCTGAGATTGAAGGTAATGTAGAAAACAGTGTAATCTTTCAAGGAGTTAGTGTAGGCAAAGGAACAAATATAAAAAATTCTGTTATAATGAATAATGTTGTAATAGGAGAAAATTGTGAGATAAATAAATCAATAATTGCGGAAAACACTGTAATAGGGAATAATGTTAAAATAGGAATTGGTGATTTTAAAGAATCCACAATCGATAAAAAAATATACAACTCAGAAATTAGTTTAATAGGATTTAATACTATAATTCCTGATAATTTTGAAATTGGTAAAAATTGTGTTATTGATAACAACATTGATTTAAACGAAAAAGAATTTACAAAATTAGAATCAGGAGATGGAATAATAGACGTCTTCTAGGGGGTTTACTGATGGACTTTTATGCAATAAAATTCATGTCTACTTCTGATTTAACGGGAGAGACATTTGTTGGGTATATTTTTGGTAAAAAAAAGCAAATGCCTGAATTTAATGTATTGGTATTAAACAAAAAAAATTTAAGACAATACGAATTACCTGATTTAAATTTGGATTACATACAATTTAAATCAAAAATAGATCAGTTAGCATATGAAATAACTAAAGACAAAGATTTGGCTTCTAATAATCGTCAATTCAAAGCTTATTTTTATACAACTTTAAAAAAATATGGATTAGAAATAATAGGTTCAAAGCTTTTTTTAAGTGTTGAAGAAGGGGACCCTTTTGTAATTAAAGCAATAGTCCAAGACATACTTTATGACTGGGGTGGGGAGACACAAGTCAAACTAATTGCCCAAAAGTATTTTTATGAAGATTTGACTTGGCTTCAAGCTGCAGAAAAAGAAGGCGAAGAAGGAGTTTATGAATATCTAAAAAGGGGAGATGTACAAAATGCAATTGAAGTATTCCCTGTTATTGATCCTATAGACGGTTTCCCTATAATTAATTTAGATGTGGGCGATCCTTTAACAGTAATAAGAATAGATGATGAAAGCAAAAAAGAAAAAATTCCAGTTCACTTAATTTCAAAAGAAATGATACCGGGAACTAATTTTCTTTTTCTAAAAATAGATTTAGGAGAAGGAATAGTTGGTAAAACAGTAGTTCAAAAGAATTTAAAAGTAAACGTAGATACAGGGAAATTGGAAGATGCTAGAAAGAGGAAAGAAGAAATAGCTAATGGTGAAACAGAAGCAAAGATTATAGGGGATATCAACGATGAATTTGGGGGCAGTAAAAAATTTAGAGGTGATTCCAAATTATCGTCTTTTGACCTTATTTTGATAATGAGTTTTTCTATTGTAGGAATTCTTCTTATAGTGTTAATAGGGATTTGGCTTGGGGCGTTTTAATGAAATTGATCATTAACTTAATTTCTTTTATGATTATAATGATTTTTTCATTCATGACTTTGAAATATTTAAACGAAATAATGTTATATCATGATTTTAAAAAGAATAACATAGATAAAGCAACAAAAATAATTGAGGAAAATGAAAGAATTCAAGGTTTGTCCTTGGATTCTTTTCTTTCTGAAGTAGACATCAAAAATTATATTCAAACATCAGAAGCCACTATCTATATTTATGAATTAGAAGAATATGATTTAGTCTACATAGATGAGGAGGATTAAGTTGAAAGTTTCCTATGCGACAGCAGTTATGTTGGGAATAAAAAAAGGAAAATTAAACTTTGAAATGCCTACAGCATATTTAATGGTCGGTGAAAAATGCATTTATAATTGTTCTTTCTGTTCTCAAGCAAGGGAAGCACAAGGAAATAATGATCATCTTTCAAGAATAACTTGGCCTAATATAAATTATGAAAAATTTATAGAAAAGTTTGATTCAACAAAGTTTAAAAGAGTATGCTTGCAAGTAGTTTCTTCAGTAGGATATGAAGAAGAATTAAAACTTTTATTAGAATATTTAAAAAGTAAAGACATATTGGTATCAGTTTCTATAAGGCCAAAAAATGAAGAAGAAGTAGAAAATTTGTTCAATAACTACAATATAGATAATATGGGCATATCTACAGACGTTCCAGAAAAAAATTTGTTCGAAAAAATTAGAGGAACTAAATACGATAAGCATATGGAAATATTGATTAATTCTTCAAAAAAGTTTTTACACAAAGTTACCACACATGTAATAGTTGGACTTGGTGAAACAGATTTAGATATAGTAAAATTTATTTTGAGAATGAAGAAAAATATGATTAATGTAAGTCTTTTTGCTTTTACTCCCATTAAAGGTACTAAATTTGAAAATAAAGAAACACCTTCTTTAGAAAGATACAGAAAAATTCAGTATGCAAAAGAAATTATCGATAATTATAAAGTAAAAATTGAAGAATTCATTTTTGATGAAAAAGGTAATTTAAAAGAATTACCTGGTTATAATATAGATAAGGAAGAGGCAATAAAAACATCTGGGTGTACTTGGTGTAATAGACCTTATTATAATGATTCACCTAATAAAACATTTTACAATATACCAAAAGTTAGAACTTTCAAGGAGGGCTAAACATGGGATTTTTGTCTTTTAAAGGCGGAGTACATCCTCCAGAAAAAAAGGAGCTTACAGAATCAAAAGAAATTAAAAAAGCTCCGCTTCCCGATAAAGTATATATGTATACCACAAATCATTTGGGAGCACCTGCAAAAATTATTGTTGAACCTGGAGATCAAGTGAAAACAGGTCAAAAAATTGCGGAGGCAAATGGTTTTATTTCTGCAAATGTACATTCTCCAGTCACAGGAGAAGTACAAAGTATAGAAAAGATGGTTAATGCAGGTACTGGGAGAAAAGAGGATGTAATAGTTATAAAAAGAACTGCCGAAGATGACTGGGAATTAATACCTCACAGAGAAAATTATAAAGAGTTAGAAAAAGAGGAATTAATAAACATCATAAAAGAGGCAGGAGTTGTTGGACAAGGTGGAGCTATGTTCCCTACGCATGTTAAATTCATGATACCAGAAGGGAAAAAAGCTGAGCACATTATAATAAACGCTGCTGAATGTGAGCCTTACATAACAATTGATGATAGGATTATGAAAGAAAAAACAAGGGAAATTTTCAAGGGCTTTGAAATAATCCAGTATATTAGTAATGCATCTAAATTGTATATTGGAATAGAAAGTAATAAGCCTGAAGCAATTTCTATTATGACAGAAATGGCAAAAAGTAAAGCAAATATCGAAGTAAAAGTTTTAAAAACAAAGTATCCTCAAGGATCTGAAAAACATTTAATTAAAGCAGTAACCAATAAAGAAGTACCTTCAGGAGGATTGCCAATAGATGTTGGTGTGATAGTTCTTAATGTCTCAACAGTTTATGCTATTTATGACGCAATTATAAATGGTAAGCCATTAGTAGAAAGAGGAGCCACTTTTACCGGTGAAGGGGTAAAAAATCCTGGCAACTATTGGTATAAAATTGGAACAAGGGCAGATGAACTAATAAATATTGTGGGATTAAAAGAAAATGTAGAAATAGATAGAATTTTATATGGAGGACCAATGATGGGGATTGCTTTGCCTAAGATAGATTTACCTACTTTTAAAGGTAATAATGCAATAACAGTTATGACAGCAGACGAAGCCCCAAAAGAAAAAGAATATCCTTGTATAAGATGTTCTACCTGTGTTACCGTTTGTCCAATGGGATTACAGCCATATTTATTAAAAAAATTAACTGATAATAGGGATTATGATAAAGCTAAAGAAAATGGCTTAATTGATTGTATCGAATGTGGTTCATGTTCTTATGGGTGCCCTTCTGGAATAGAGCTCTCTAAGAGTTTCAAAACAGCTAAAAAAGTTATCAAAGCAATGAGCAAAAGGAGGGGTTGATTAAATGAAACTGAAATTGGCAGCAGCACCTCATTTTAGAACAAACGATTCAACAAGGAAGATAATGTTAGATGTATTGATAGCTCTTTTGCCAGCTTTAATAGTATCCACATGGGTATTTGGAGTCAGAGCCTTATATATCATGTTATTTTCAATGGTTTTAGCAGAATTAATTGATTTTACTATAGTAAAATTTATCAGAAAAAACAAAAATTATGTACCTGACTTATCTGCCTCAGTAACAGGTTTGTTATTGGGAATGAATTTGTCTATGGCCGTCTCCTGGTACCACATATTAATTGGTGTAGCTTTTTCAATAATTATAGGTAAACAGATATACGGAGGGTTAGGACAAAATATTTTCAACCCTGCATTAGTAGGTAGAGTTTTCATGGTGGTTTCTTTCCCAGGAGTTATGACTACTTGGATAAAACCATTTTATTATCAAAATGTAGATAATGCTTTATCATTATCTTCTATAGATACTTTCACAGGAGCTAGTGCTCTTGGCCTATTGGGAAATTCTGGAGAAGAAGCAGCACTTCAAACGTATAGTTATATGGATATGTTTCTTGGAAGAATACCAGGATCAATTGGGGAAGTTAGCGCATTAGCTTTAATTATAGGATTTGTTTACTTAGTTTTAAGAGGAAGGATAAAAATAACAGTTCCATTATCATACATAGGGACTGTTTTAATAATAAGTAGTATTTTTTATCTTTTTGATCCTACATACGCAACGCCTTTATTTCACATTCTTTCGGGTGGTTTGATGTTAGGAGCCTTATTTATGGCTACAGATATGGTTACCTCTCCTATGACTAAAAAGGGGCAATTATTATATGGGGCAGGCATGGGTTTAATTACCATGGTAATAAGGTATTTTGGTGCTTATCCAGAAGGTGTTTCTTTCTCAATATTAATAATGAATGCTTTAGTTCCTTTAATTGATTTATGGGGGAAGCCAAGAATATTTGGGACTTCAAAGAAGGTGGCTAAATAATGAAAGATTATTTAAAAACTGGTTCAATATTAATGTTATATATGATTGTAGCAGCTTTTTTAGTTGCAGTAGTATATAATTTTGTTAATCCATTTATTCAAGACGCTGAATTTAACGCAAAATTAGATGCTATAAAAGCTGTATTGGTAGATGCAGAAACTGATGAATCTTATATTCAAGAAATACCGCAATCATCAGAAGAATTAGAACAATATATTTGGGAAGAATCCGAAGAAAATGTACTAATGACAAATTCTGAAAATTCAAAA from Geotoga petraea includes these protein-coding regions:
- a CDS encoding glucose-1-phosphate adenylyltransferase; protein product: MMKMLALILAGGQGTRLGVITNNLAKPAVPFGGKYRIIDFAISNCVNSGINTVGVVTQYMPHQLVSHLGIGKPWDLDIKDGGLHVLPPYLSRSDTSWYKGTADAVYQNIDFIDKYNPDVVLILSGDHVYKMDYNDIVDYHIEKDSSCTIACMEVPINEAHRFGIMVTDPFNKIIEFQEKPSEPKGTLASLGIYVFDWEYLKYLLKEDSNDPNSKHDFGNNIIPKILEEKANLFAYSYEDYWRDVGTIDSFLDSNLEILGPLPPLDIHEKRWKIYTQSEELPPAFISESSKVIKSFISEGSEIEGNVENSVIFQGVSVGKGTNIKNSVIMNNVVIGENCEINKSIIAENTVIGNNVKIGIGDFKESTIDKKIYNSEISLIGFNTIIPDNFEIGKNCVIDNNIDLNEKEFTKLESGDGIIDVF
- a CDS encoding DUF4899 domain-containing protein, encoding MDFYAIKFMSTSDLTGETFVGYIFGKKKQMPEFNVLVLNKKNLRQYELPDLNLDYIQFKSKIDQLAYEITKDKDLASNNRQFKAYFYTTLKKYGLEIIGSKLFLSVEEGDPFVIKAIVQDILYDWGGETQVKLIAQKYFYEDLTWLQAAEKEGEEGVYEYLKRGDVQNAIEVFPVIDPIDGFPIINLDVGDPLTVIRIDDESKKEKIPVHLISKEMIPGTNFLFLKIDLGEGIVGKTVVQKNLKVNVDTGKLEDARKRKEEIANGETEAKIIGDINDEFGGSKKFRGDSKLSSFDLILIMSFSIVGILLIVLIGIWLGAF
- a CDS encoding radical SAM protein, giving the protein MKVSYATAVMLGIKKGKLNFEMPTAYLMVGEKCIYNCSFCSQAREAQGNNDHLSRITWPNINYEKFIEKFDSTKFKRVCLQVVSSVGYEEELKLLLEYLKSKDILVSVSIRPKNEEEVENLFNNYNIDNMGISTDVPEKNLFEKIRGTKYDKHMEILINSSKKFLHKVTTHVIVGLGETDLDIVKFILRMKKNMINVSLFAFTPIKGTKFENKETPSLERYRKIQYAKEIIDNYKVKIEEFIFDEKGNLKELPGYNIDKEEAIKTSGCTWCNRPYYNDSPNKTFYNIPKVRTFKEG
- the rsxC gene encoding electron transport complex subunit RsxC, whose product is MGFLSFKGGVHPPEKKELTESKEIKKAPLPDKVYMYTTNHLGAPAKIIVEPGDQVKTGQKIAEANGFISANVHSPVTGEVQSIEKMVNAGTGRKEDVIVIKRTAEDDWELIPHRENYKELEKEELINIIKEAGVVGQGGAMFPTHVKFMIPEGKKAEHIIINAAECEPYITIDDRIMKEKTREIFKGFEIIQYISNASKLYIGIESNKPEAISIMTEMAKSKANIEVKVLKTKYPQGSEKHLIKAVTNKEVPSGGLPIDVGVIVLNVSTVYAIYDAIINGKPLVERGATFTGEGVKNPGNYWYKIGTRADELINIVGLKENVEIDRILYGGPMMGIALPKIDLPTFKGNNAITVMTADEAPKEKEYPCIRCSTCVTVCPMGLQPYLLKKLTDNRDYDKAKENGLIDCIECGSCSYGCPSGIELSKSFKTAKKVIKAMSKRRG
- a CDS encoding RnfABCDGE type electron transport complex subunit D; this encodes MKLKLAAAPHFRTNDSTRKIMLDVLIALLPALIVSTWVFGVRALYIMLFSMVLAELIDFTIVKFIRKNKNYVPDLSASVTGLLLGMNLSMAVSWYHILIGVAFSIIIGKQIYGGLGQNIFNPALVGRVFMVVSFPGVMTTWIKPFYYQNVDNALSLSSIDTFTGASALGLLGNSGEEAALQTYSYMDMFLGRIPGSIGEVSALALIIGFVYLVLRGRIKITVPLSYIGTVLIISSIFYLFDPTYATPLFHILSGGLMLGALFMATDMVTSPMTKKGQLLYGAGMGLITMVIRYFGAYPEGVSFSILIMNALVPLIDLWGKPRIFGTSKKVAK